One part of the Musa acuminata AAA Group cultivar baxijiao chromosome BXJ1-5, Cavendish_Baxijiao_AAA, whole genome shotgun sequence genome encodes these proteins:
- the LOC135673760 gene encoding ubiquitin-like protein 5 — MFICIVGGSTKRGGEEHKRDGDAEQGREKAKMIEVVLNDRLGKKVRVKCNDDDTIGDLKKLVAAQTGTRADKIRIQKWYNVYKDHITLKDYEIHDGMGLELYYN; from the coding sequence ATGTTCATTTGTATCGTTGGGGGATCGACGAAAAGAGGCGGCGAAGAGCACAAGAGGGACGGAGACGCCGAGCAAGGAAGGGAAAAGGCGAAGATGATCGAGGTGGTGCTGAATGATCGGCTGGGGAAGAAGGTGAGGGTGAAGTGCAACGATGACGACACCATCGGCGACCTCAAAAAGCTGGTGGCGGCGCAGACCGGCACCCGCGCCGACAAGATCCGCATCCAGAAGTGGTACAATGtctacaaggatcacatcacccTCAAGGACTACGAGATCCACGACGGCATGGGCCTCGAACTATACTACAACTAA
- the LOC135674981 gene encoding transcription factor MYB4-like, whose product MVRAPCCGIGVKKGPWSPEEDEALVGYIQRCGHGNWRALPKQAGLSRCGKSCRLRWMNYLRPDIKRGNFSLEEQETIIRLHETFGNRWSSIAASLPGRTDNEIKNVWHTHLKKLVSPNTSSREPKKKKKAGGSRSKKASEPITMQLDTDSENAMFVSVVSKAQSNSDFSSCGTDSPTVSREISDDARGSFSSDAFPEIDESFWLDAFSMDDSASSVDLPPVSELSNLLVSSDSDDMDFWLQVFEGVGDLQELSRI is encoded by the exons ATGGTGAGAGCTCCGTGCTGTGGGATTGGTGTGAAGAAGGGGCCATGGAGTCCGGAGGAGGACGAGGCTTTAGTAGGTTACATCCAGAGATGCGGCCACGGGAATTGGCGTGCGCTGCCGAAGCAAGCCG GGCTTTCGAGGTGTGGGAAGAGTTGCAGGCTCCGGTGGATGAACTACCTGCGGCCTGACATCAAACGAGGAAACTTCTCCCTGGAGGAACAGGAGACCATCATCAGATTGCACGAGACCTTTGGGAACAG GTGGTCTTCCATTGCTGCCAGCCTACCTGGCAGaacggacaacgagatcaagaacgtgTGGCACACCCACCTGAAGAAGCTTGTCAGCCCCAACACTTCATCCAGAgaacccaagaagaagaagaaagcaggtGGTTCCCGGTCAAAGAAAGCGTCGGAGCCCATAACCATGCAGCTCGATACAGACTCAGAGAACGCGATGTTTGTGTCAGTGGTGTCAAAGGCGCAATCAAATAGCGACTTCTCGTCCTGTGGCACTGATTCACCGACGGTGTCGAGAGAGATCAGTGACGATGCAAGGGGAAGCTTCTCCTCGGACGCATTCCCGGAGATCGACGAGAGCTTTTGGTTGGACGCATTCTCAATGGATGACTCTGCCTCATCCGTCGATCTTCCGCCGGTCAGTGAGCTTTCCAACCTGTTGGTATCATCCGACAGTGACGACATGGACTTTTGGCTGCAAGTTTTCGAGGGAGTTGGAGATTTGCAGGAGCTGTCACGAATCTAA